A genomic window from Slackia heliotrinireducens DSM 20476 includes:
- a CDS encoding N-acetylmuramoyl-L-alanine amidase family protein: MKTAIHRAFLTSVLLAFCMGCLLVALPQPAFADSHYPDPDRIFLDGMRYSEGHPAGASYNPSTGVLTLNNYNGGGIYVQHPESFEAETLTIDLKGDNVVTCINAGNDAGIDISGSGSDLIITSAGGGTLTVTREEGSTSVGAVDGIFVNRGICISGNAVVYVNVSSISSSSPYVTGISSANSNIEVKDHASLDIFVSAETAAGCYGIQTYGNDKGLMISSDKAVSIECYRNDGGVTHGLHDQHTTVPFMFSNTPKVTIKANAVWTSNSVNEKDYLVDGYSQEITGYGSDSVYVYEIPYENWGWIKVGTKWRFYMGGGAYITSSFFTDKNKTYYFGDDAFMVTGWKKIDGTWYYFESNGAMKIGWVKDGGKWYYTAMGGGMVKGWQKISGTWYYFNGSGVMQTGWQAIGGKWYWFTDSGAMVTGWAKISGKYYYFDSSGAMQKGWLKSGGSWYYLNSSGAMVTGWAKISGTWYYFFSNGKMATGTQTIGGKTYRFASNGAWLG; the protein is encoded by the coding sequence ATGAAGACAGCTATACATCGGGCTTTTCTGACATCGGTTCTGCTTGCGTTTTGCATGGGGTGCTTGCTGGTCGCGTTGCCCCAGCCGGCATTCGCTGACAGCCACTATCCCGATCCGGATCGGATTTTCTTGGACGGCATGCGCTACTCCGAAGGGCATCCCGCAGGCGCGTCGTACAACCCGAGCACGGGCGTGCTCACGTTGAACAACTACAACGGCGGCGGCATCTACGTGCAGCACCCGGAGAGCTTCGAGGCGGAAACGCTGACCATCGACCTGAAGGGCGACAACGTCGTCACCTGCATAAACGCCGGCAATGACGCAGGCATCGACATATCGGGCAGTGGAAGCGACCTGATCATCACCAGCGCCGGCGGGGGAACGCTGACCGTTACCAGGGAAGAAGGCAGTACGTCTGTCGGAGCGGTCGACGGTATATTCGTCAATCGCGGCATCTGCATTTCCGGCAATGCGGTTGTCTACGTGAACGTGTCGAGCATCAGCAGCTCAAGCCCATACGTTACCGGCATTTCGAGCGCGAATTCCAACATCGAGGTAAAGGACCATGCGTCGCTCGACATTTTTGTTTCGGCGGAAACGGCCGCGGGCTGCTACGGCATCCAGACGTACGGCAATGACAAAGGCCTGATGATCTCCAGCGACAAGGCGGTCAGCATCGAGTGTTACAGAAACGATGGCGGCGTGACGCACGGCCTGCACGACCAGCATACGACCGTGCCGTTCATGTTCTCGAACACGCCGAAGGTGACCATCAAGGCGAACGCGGTGTGGACCAGCAACAGCGTCAACGAGAAGGATTACCTGGTGGACGGCTACTCGCAGGAAATCACCGGCTACGGAAGCGATTCCGTGTATGTGTACGAGATTCCTTACGAGAATTGGGGCTGGATCAAGGTCGGCACGAAATGGCGGTTCTACATGGGCGGCGGCGCGTATATAACCAGCAGCTTCTTCACCGACAAGAACAAGACGTACTACTTCGGCGACGATGCGTTCATGGTCACCGGCTGGAAGAAGATCGACGGTACCTGGTATTACTTCGAGTCGAACGGCGCTATGAAGATCGGTTGGGTGAAAGACGGCGGCAAGTGGTACTACACCGCCATGGGCGGCGGCATGGTGAAAGGCTGGCAGAAGATTTCGGGCACGTGGTACTACTTCAACGGCTCGGGCGTCATGCAGACTGGCTGGCAGGCCATCGGCGGGAAGTGGTATTGGTTCACGGACAGCGGTGCTATGGTCACCGGCTGGGCGAAGATTTCCGGCAAGTATTACTATTTCGACTCGTCGGGCGCCATGCAGAAGGGCTGGCTGAAGAGCGGCGGCTCGTGGTACTACCTGAACAGCTCGGGCGCCATGGTCACCGGCTGGGCGAAGATCTCGGGCACGTGGTACTACTTCTTCAGCAACGGCAAGATGGCCACAGGCACGCAGACGATCGGCGGCAAGACCTACCGCTTCGCCTCCAACGGAGCCTGGTTGGGGTAA
- a CDS encoding flavodoxin family protein: protein MSKTLLINGSPREHGCTAIALEEVAGALAADGVETETLWLGTKPMQDCIACGKCSETGTCVFKDIVSETAARFDEFDGLVVGSPVYYSGPTGRLQSFMDRFFYSTPASKLEGKLAACVVSCRRGGATASFERLNQFFLISNMMVVGSQYWNLIHGPRADQVEQDLEGLQTMRTLGHNMAWMLKMQEAGKAAGIQAPEREAKLFTNFNR, encoded by the coding sequence ATGAGCAAAACCCTGTTGATCAACGGCAGCCCGCGCGAGCATGGCTGCACCGCCATCGCGCTTGAGGAAGTGGCCGGTGCCCTTGCCGCCGACGGCGTCGAAACCGAAACCCTGTGGCTGGGCACCAAACCCATGCAGGACTGCATCGCCTGCGGAAAGTGCTCCGAAACCGGCACGTGCGTCTTCAAGGACATCGTTTCCGAAACGGCCGCCCGCTTCGACGAGTTCGACGGCCTGGTGGTGGGCTCGCCCGTGTACTACAGCGGCCCCACCGGCAGGCTCCAGTCGTTCATGGACCGGTTCTTCTACAGCACGCCGGCAAGCAAGCTCGAGGGCAAGCTGGCGGCCTGCGTGGTGTCGTGCCGCCGCGGCGGCGCAACGGCGTCGTTCGAGCGCCTGAACCAGTTCTTCCTGATCTCGAACATGATGGTGGTGGGCAGCCAGTATTGGAACCTGATCCACGGTCCTCGGGCCGACCAGGTGGAACAGGATCTCGAAGGCCTGCAGACCATGCGCACGCTGGGTCACAACATGGCGTGGATGCTGAAGATGCAGGAGGCCGGCAAGGCCGCAGGCATCCAGGCGCCCGAGCGCGAGGCCAAGCTGTTCACGAACTTCAACCGGTAG
- a CDS encoding proline iminopeptidase-family hydrolase, with protein sequence MAFQTEGYIDFAGFKTYYRIFGEQKSNGKLPLVMLHGGPGFCHNYLLTYAYMADRYDRQIIFYDQLGCGRSAIPHQEDDFYSTDLWLEEFYVVREALGLDECHTFGSSWGGMLEMLIATHDDEGIHSMVINSSPVRIQTWLDEAKRLINYLPEHMQRAIQTAEATGDYDTPEAQEAIAEYYKRHVVGTYPPFPEFHAQSEAGMGECYLVMQGPSEFVCPGKLRDWDMREACRRIKVPCLAMSGTDDEGTPLTIKEGVDCIPGCEWVLIPNAVHEAHLLHPDLCMRTVEEFISRHE encoded by the coding sequence ATGGCATTTCAGACCGAAGGCTACATCGACTTCGCGGGCTTTAAGACGTACTACCGGATCTTCGGCGAGCAGAAAAGCAACGGCAAGCTTCCGCTGGTCATGCTGCACGGCGGGCCGGGCTTCTGCCACAACTATCTGCTGACCTACGCGTACATGGCCGACCGCTACGACCGCCAGATCATCTTCTACGACCAGCTGGGCTGCGGCAGGTCCGCCATCCCGCACCAGGAGGACGACTTCTACTCCACGGATCTGTGGCTGGAGGAATTCTACGTGGTGCGCGAGGCGCTGGGGCTGGACGAATGCCACACCTTCGGCAGCTCCTGGGGCGGCATGCTGGAAATGCTCATCGCCACCCATGACGACGAAGGCATACACTCCATGGTCATCAACTCGTCGCCGGTACGCATCCAAACCTGGCTCGACGAGGCGAAACGCCTGATCAACTACCTGCCCGAGCACATGCAGCGCGCCATCCAGACGGCCGAGGCCACGGGCGACTACGACACGCCCGAGGCCCAGGAGGCCATCGCCGAGTACTACAAGCGCCACGTGGTGGGAACCTATCCGCCGTTTCCGGAGTTCCACGCGCAAAGCGAAGCGGGCATGGGGGAGTGCTACCTGGTCATGCAGGGTCCCAGCGAGTTCGTGTGCCCGGGCAAGCTCCGCGACTGGGACATGCGCGAGGCGTGCAGGCGCATCAAGGTGCCGTGCCTGGCCATGTCGGGAACGGACGACGAAGGCACGCCGCTCACCATCAAAGAGGGCGTGGACTGCATCCCCGGCTGCGAATGGGTGCTCATCCCCAACGCGGTGCACGAGGCGCACCTGCTGCATCCCGACCTGTGTATGCGCACGGTGGAGGAGTTCATCAGCCGCCACGAGTAA
- a CDS encoding RNA polymerase sigma factor, producing the protein MDFEGIYRRYFKDVYHFTCGLAGDADVAEEVTQETFAKALRTIDSFDGSKDIRAWLFTIARNTFYSYCRKNGLMTGTEPPDMPDTRAPDVVISLTNSDDALHIHRFLHQMREPYKEVFNLRVFGELSFEQIARIFGKSPGWARVTYYRAKQMIVEYLESGGQQ; encoded by the coding sequence GTGGACTTCGAAGGCATATATAGGCGGTACTTCAAGGACGTGTACCACTTCACCTGCGGTTTGGCGGGCGATGCGGACGTGGCCGAAGAAGTGACGCAGGAAACGTTCGCGAAGGCGCTGCGAACCATCGATTCGTTCGACGGCTCGAAGGACATCCGGGCATGGCTGTTCACCATCGCGCGCAACACGTTCTACTCGTATTGCCGCAAAAACGGCCTGATGACGGGCACAGAGCCTCCCGACATGCCCGACACGCGCGCCCCCGACGTGGTCATAAGCCTGACAAACTCCGACGACGCGCTGCACATCCATCGATTCCTCCATCAAATGCGCGAGCCGTACAAGGAAGTGTTCAACCTGCGGGTGTTCGGCGAGCTGTCGTTCGAACAGATTGCCCGAATCTTCGGCAAAAGCCCAGGTTGGGCACGTGTGACGTATTATCGCGCGAAGCAGATGATTGTCGAGTACCTTGAATCAGGAGGTCAGCAATGA
- a CDS encoding zf-HC2 domain-containing protein — protein MSKKKSEAPDAAERVQESAERAAEQGEAAMEETDDGRAAAVDEDPVEDDAAGLTDEAEGQVGERAQGVGPDGADVHQAAEVSKQALDGFDGGVGVPAEPPKPGSAEAADSVCGVAAAEASATGQVVTCGVIRDLLPLYVDDVVGAETRAMVDAHLQSCAGCQGYLDGMNSVVQIPVAPKQGLEDAKVLRGLKRFIRNKRLLTGLGTAVAVLVACCLAVGLMNSYEWDVPYSEDINVYQNGDGYVNLQYTGAGHVMFDSYWDETGVMNVSCRQSFWDRYVEPIYDNGMDEFALSDSSDIIEVRYYDTPEGMYDADAACEVVWEADEQAKREFYERQRNNEQASEDLEELYRQQQEIVEQIWVLEAEQEGYTR, from the coding sequence ATGAGCAAGAAGAAGAGCGAGGCGCCCGACGCGGCGGAGCGTGTGCAGGAATCGGCGGAACGGGCTGCCGAGCAGGGCGAGGCCGCCATGGAAGAAACCGACGATGGTCGGGCCGCTGCGGTGGATGAAGACCCTGTTGAAGACGACGCTGCGGGCCTTACCGATGAGGCCGAGGGCCAGGTCGGCGAACGTGCGCAGGGCGTGGGGCCAGACGGCGCAGATGTACACCAGGCAGCCGAGGTTTCGAAGCAGGCTCTAGACGGATTCGATGGCGGCGTCGGCGTGCCGGCCGAACCGCCGAAGCCGGGTTCCGCCGAAGCGGCTGACAGCGTCTGCGGGGTGGCTGCGGCGGAAGCGTCTGCAACGGGCCAGGTGGTGACCTGCGGCGTCATCCGCGACCTGCTGCCGCTGTACGTGGACGATGTGGTGGGAGCCGAAACGCGGGCCATGGTAGATGCGCACCTGCAATCCTGTGCTGGCTGCCAGGGCTATCTGGACGGCATGAACAGCGTGGTCCAGATTCCTGTGGCGCCGAAGCAGGGTTTGGAGGACGCGAAGGTATTGCGCGGGCTGAAGCGGTTCATCCGCAACAAACGCCTGCTTACAGGCTTAGGGACGGCCGTGGCGGTGCTCGTGGCATGCTGCTTGGCCGTGGGGCTCATGAACTCGTACGAGTGGGACGTTCCCTACAGCGAGGACATCAACGTGTACCAGAACGGGGATGGTTACGTTAATCTGCAGTATACAGGTGCCGGTCATGTGATGTTTGACAGCTACTGGGACGAAACCGGCGTCATGAACGTCTCGTGCCGGCAGTCGTTCTGGGACCGCTATGTGGAGCCGATTTACGATAACGGCATGGACGAGTTTGCGCTGTCCGATTCGTCCGACATTATCGAGGTCCGCTACTACGACACGCCGGAAGGGATGTATGACGCGGACGCGGCATGCGAAGTGGTTTGGGAAGCGGACGAACAGGCCAAACGCGAATTCTACGAGCGCCAGCGCAACAATGAGCAGGCTTCGGAGGACCTGGAAGAGCTGTATCGTCAGCAGCAGGAGATCGTGGAGCAGATTTGGGTTCTTGAGGCCGAGCAGGAAGGCTATACCCGCTAG
- a CDS encoding AbrB/MazE/SpoVT family DNA-binding domain-containing protein, translating to MEMPEGKGAWTATVGAKGQIVIPKEARDMFGIKPGDTLIILGDVERGLAIPPKEQFDGWIKAVFEGDRR from the coding sequence ATGGAGATGCCTGAGGGCAAGGGGGCTTGGACGGCGACGGTCGGTGCCAAGGGGCAGATCGTCATTCCCAAAGAGGCGCGCGACATGTTCGGCATCAAGCCTGGTGACACGCTTATCATTCTGGGAGACGTCGAGCGCGGCCTCGCCATTCCGCCCAAGGAGCAGTTCGACGGATGGATCAAAGCGGTGTTCGAAGGGGACAGGCGATGA
- a CDS encoding macrolide family glycosyltransferase yields MRALWFCIPAHGHTNPTMEVVRELTRRGHEVRYYSFEEFRAKIEGAGAQFVACDSFLPPIDEKAEKRLRRVSTTEMSVQSFRTVANLDPVVSEDVATWRPDVVVTDSACFWGKLAAVKHGLPWVCSTTTFAFNEYSSKYMSYSASEMADMVLGLPRLNREIRRLRPLGYEVKSALDIVRNKPGDNTIVYTSRKFQPCSETFDEEHYRFVGPSVRDVAPKEKSGRPLVYASLGTVINDRPGFYRTLINALRDADADLIISCGKAFDPAQLGELPSNVRVEQYVDQMEVLSRTSLFVTHCGMNSASEGMWMGVPELLFPLTGEQRAVARRVTEVGAGAMLEERMAKDAATLREAIVGALEDGRLREGSTRMRDDLRSCAGPAGAADFIEQVARRPVGV; encoded by the coding sequence ATGAGGGCGCTCTGGTTCTGCATCCCCGCTCATGGCCACACCAATCCCACCATGGAGGTCGTGCGCGAGCTCACAAGGCGCGGCCACGAGGTTCGCTATTACTCGTTCGAGGAGTTCCGGGCAAAGATCGAAGGTGCGGGCGCCCAGTTCGTCGCCTGCGACTCCTTCCTGCCGCCCATTGACGAGAAAGCCGAGAAGCGACTCCGCAGGGTGTCCACCACCGAGATGAGCGTGCAGTCGTTCCGCACGGTCGCGAACCTCGATCCGGTCGTTTCCGAAGACGTCGCGACCTGGCGTCCCGACGTGGTGGTGACCGACTCGGCGTGCTTCTGGGGCAAGCTGGCAGCGGTCAAGCACGGCCTGCCTTGGGTGTGTTCCACCACGACGTTCGCGTTCAACGAGTACTCATCCAAGTACATGAGCTACAGCGCCTCAGAGATGGCAGACATGGTCTTGGGCCTACCACGCCTGAACCGCGAGATCCGCAGGCTCCGGCCCCTGGGCTACGAGGTGAAAAGCGCGCTCGACATCGTGCGCAACAAGCCCGGGGACAACACCATCGTCTACACCTCGCGGAAGTTCCAGCCATGCTCCGAGACGTTCGACGAGGAGCATTACCGCTTTGTGGGACCGTCGGTGCGCGATGTGGCTCCTAAGGAAAAGAGCGGCAGGCCGCTGGTGTATGCCTCGCTCGGTACGGTGATAAACGACCGTCCGGGCTTCTACCGCACGCTGATAAACGCGCTGCGCGATGCCGATGCGGATCTCATCATCTCGTGCGGCAAGGCGTTTGACCCCGCGCAGCTGGGCGAACTGCCCAGCAATGTGCGCGTCGAGCAGTACGTGGACCAGATGGAGGTGCTCTCGCGGACGAGCCTGTTCGTCACCCATTGCGGCATGAACAGCGCGTCGGAGGGCATGTGGATGGGCGTGCCCGAGCTGCTCTTTCCGCTGACCGGTGAGCAACGCGCCGTGGCGAGACGTGTCACGGAGGTCGGTGCAGGTGCGATGCTCGAGGAACGAATGGCGAAAGACGCCGCGACGCTGCGCGAGGCGATAGTCGGCGCCCTGGAGGACGGGCGGCTGAGAGAGGGCTCCACGCGAATGCGCGATGACTTGCGCTCTTGCGCGGGCCCGGCTGGCGCCGCGGACTTCATCGAGCAGGTGGCACGTCGTCCCGTGGGGGTTTAG
- a CDS encoding type II toxin-antitoxin system RelB/DinJ family antitoxin — MAKTATINMRVNPEVKSSAETIFASLGMTLTEAINVFLHKSVMEGGLPFDVRQPRYNAETEAAMQEARDIMNGKAETDTFDSAAAMFAALDK, encoded by the coding sequence ATGGCAAAGACCGCAACAATCAACATGCGCGTGAACCCAGAGGTCAAGTCCAGCGCCGAAACGATCTTCGCAAGCCTGGGAATGACCCTCACCGAGGCCATCAACGTCTTCTTGCATAAGTCTGTCATGGAGGGCGGGCTCCCCTTCGACGTGCGTCAGCCCCGTTATAACGCTGAGACGGAAGCTGCCATGCAAGAGGCGCGCGATATCATGAACGGCAAGGCCGAGACGGACACCTTCGATTCTGCAGCAGCCATGTTTGCGGCGCTCGACAAATAG
- a CDS encoding type II toxin-antitoxin system YafQ family toxin: MSLKLVPTSQFKKDYKRAKKRGLDMRKLQAVLDKLCAEEPLDERHRDHALSGNYIGFRECHVSPDWLLIYAIDKGRLILTASRTGTHSDLFDE; the protein is encoded by the coding sequence ATGTCCTTGAAGCTCGTTCCCACATCGCAGTTCAAGAAGGATTATAAGAGGGCGAAGAAGCGTGGGTTGGACATGCGCAAGCTCCAGGCTGTGCTTGACAAGCTTTGTGCCGAGGAGCCGCTCGACGAACGCCATCGCGACCATGCGCTATCGGGCAACTACATTGGATTTCGTGAATGCCATGTTAGCCCCGATTGGCTGCTGATATACGCGATTGACAAGGGCCGTCTGATACTTACCGCATCGCGAACAGGGACGCACTCGGATTTGTTCGACGAGTAG
- a CDS encoding TM2 domain-containing protein has protein sequence MARDHMANKFVYIVLAIFLGDFGVHKFYCGKTKMGILYLVFCWTGVPAIIGFIEGILAIFKPADAANMIWV, from the coding sequence ATGGCACGCGACCACATGGCCAACAAGTTCGTCTACATTGTCCTGGCTATTTTCCTGGGCGACTTCGGCGTCCACAAGTTCTATTGCGGCAAGACCAAGATGGGCATCCTGTACCTGGTATTCTGCTGGACGGGTGTTCCGGCCATCATCGGCTTCATCGAGGGCATCCTGGCCATCTTCAAGCCAGCTGACGCTGCGAACATGATCTGGGTTTAA
- a CDS encoding (deoxy)nucleoside triphosphate pyrophosphohydrolase: MKTIKVAAAIIQNNGKILATQRNYGDFAGGWEFPGGKLEDGETSLDACRREILEELEVELCDEEFLTKVEYDYPTFHLDMDCYLCKIARGEIVLHDHSHLAWVGKDDIDSVEWLPADAGLVPMLKAKLA; this comes from the coding sequence ATGAAGACGATTAAAGTTGCAGCTGCGATCATTCAAAACAATGGGAAGATTCTCGCAACGCAGCGGAACTACGGAGACTTTGCAGGCGGTTGGGAATTCCCTGGTGGAAAGCTTGAAGACGGCGAAACGTCTTTGGATGCTTGTAGGCGCGAAATCCTTGAAGAGCTCGAAGTGGAGCTTTGCGATGAGGAATTTCTTACGAAGGTCGAATACGACTATCCGACGTTTCATCTAGACATGGATTGCTACCTCTGTAAAATCGCACGCGGCGAGATCGTCTTGCACGACCATAGCCATTTGGCATGGGTTGGGAAAGACGACATCGATTCTGTGGAATGGCTTCCTGCGGATGCCGGCTTGGTCCCTATGCTTAAGGCAAAGCTTGCCTGA
- a CDS encoding DUF3427 domain-containing protein encodes MHNTAAIINDLHESVETSLFNHRHDSRQDLQLALVINDHKAGEKMLSHVLSELSACDEFEISVAFIRTSGLILLANVLDELEERGVRGRVLTGTYLTFNEPDAFRRLLNYENIETRVYNGSFHAKGYLFKHGELKKLIVGSSNLTDTALTSNQEWNLSVTSAENGKLAKDYQLEFNRLWNHEATSVLTDDWLAEYAEHYDKYRKQAVRSFYYTPQEKMIRPNVMQTEALAGLAQLRDEGKNRALLISATGTGKTYLSAFDVKAFSPKKVLYVVHRNKIARKSMESFQNVLSSKEYSFGMFSGSEKTTDARCIFATVQTLAKRENLEKFAKDEFDYIIVDEVHRAGANSYLRFMDYFEAEFILGMSATPERTDDFDIYELFDHNIAYEIRLNDALEYNLLVPFHYFGVAEVCIDGELLEEDASFNRLVSDERVRHVLNAINKYGYSGERVHGLVFCSRIEEAEELSQKFNNLGYKTVALSGSTSEALRDDAIERLEQDEDDENALDYIFTVDIFNEGIDIPAVNQVVMLRPTQSAIVFVQQLGRGLRTSEGKEYVVVIDFIGNYQKNYLIPIALFGERSGSKEKLRKLISNGSCEIPGSSTVSFDRISTERIIDNINRTNLSKLSMIRDAYKELRAKIGSIPTLQDFLDHGSIDPSIIFENDTVRTYHQFLVRYEKEYNEVFSIDEEKLMELLCREIADGKREAELILIDELLQNRSITINELARKIADNSKSSGTDCELTFESAKMQALSATRVLDLSFFGDSATKKYAPFCSVSNSVISRSPELEKALSNEAFVEETIDVILAAFRIHERDYHKPFNDRPFTLYQRYSRKDACRLACWEHDEHGTIFGYTFKYDDWLVFVTYEKADDISESTKYSDHFETRDVFHWMTRSRVGLDSKEGKMLQEYDPEKTRIHLFVKKEDGEGQDHYYMGTIKPEKIAPTTIKGNKGEDLPILAVEFKMDEQVRRVEYDYIVN; translated from the coding sequence ATGCACAATACGGCAGCCATCATAAACGATTTGCATGAGTCGGTCGAAACGTCCCTCTTCAACCATAGGCACGATTCGCGTCAAGACCTTCAGCTTGCGTTGGTAATCAACGACCACAAGGCTGGCGAGAAGATGCTGAGCCACGTTCTCAGCGAACTCAGTGCATGCGACGAGTTTGAAATCTCTGTCGCTTTCATACGCACCAGTGGACTCATCTTATTAGCGAACGTACTTGACGAATTGGAAGAACGCGGTGTTAGAGGCCGGGTCTTAACAGGTACGTATCTAACATTCAACGAACCTGATGCTTTCAGGCGTTTGCTGAATTACGAGAATATCGAAACTCGCGTCTACAACGGGAGCTTCCACGCAAAAGGCTATCTATTCAAACATGGCGAGCTTAAAAAGCTCATTGTCGGCAGCTCTAACCTTACCGATACGGCACTTACATCTAATCAGGAGTGGAACCTTTCGGTCACGAGCGCCGAAAACGGGAAACTTGCAAAAGATTACCAGCTTGAGTTCAACCGTCTCTGGAACCACGAAGCTACGTCAGTCCTAACCGATGATTGGCTGGCAGAATACGCGGAACACTACGACAAATATCGGAAGCAAGCGGTCAGATCGTTCTATTACACACCCCAGGAAAAAATGATCAGACCAAATGTCATGCAGACAGAAGCGCTTGCCGGCCTTGCCCAACTCCGCGACGAGGGTAAAAACCGTGCGTTGCTGATTTCGGCAACAGGAACCGGCAAGACCTACCTATCAGCGTTCGACGTGAAAGCCTTCTCTCCCAAGAAGGTTCTATATGTTGTTCACCGGAATAAAATCGCCCGCAAATCGATGGAAAGCTTCCAAAACGTTCTATCCAGCAAGGAGTACTCATTCGGAATGTTCTCCGGAAGCGAGAAGACAACTGATGCGCGTTGCATATTTGCTACGGTGCAAACACTCGCAAAGCGGGAGAATCTCGAGAAGTTCGCAAAAGATGAATTCGACTACATCATCGTTGATGAGGTTCACCGTGCTGGCGCCAATTCATATCTTCGGTTCATGGATTATTTCGAAGCTGAGTTCATCCTTGGCATGTCAGCAACGCCGGAACGAACGGATGACTTCGACATCTACGAACTGTTTGACCACAATATCGCCTATGAGATTCGGCTAAATGACGCACTCGAATACAACCTCTTGGTTCCCTTCCATTATTTCGGAGTTGCAGAAGTCTGCATTGATGGCGAATTGCTGGAAGAAGACGCGAGTTTCAATAGGCTTGTAAGCGACGAACGAGTGAGACATGTCCTTAACGCCATCAATAAGTACGGTTACTCCGGCGAACGCGTTCATGGCCTGGTCTTTTGCTCGCGCATTGAAGAAGCTGAAGAGCTCTCCCAGAAATTCAACAACCTTGGCTATAAAACCGTTGCGCTCTCGGGCTCCACCAGCGAGGCCTTGCGCGACGACGCAATCGAAAGACTCGAGCAGGACGAAGACGACGAAAACGCATTGGACTATATTTTCACAGTGGACATATTCAATGAAGGCATCGACATCCCTGCCGTCAATCAAGTTGTCATGCTAAGGCCCACTCAATCGGCAATCGTTTTCGTACAACAGCTAGGACGTGGGCTTCGCACTTCTGAAGGCAAAGAGTACGTCGTGGTCATCGATTTCATCGGAAACTACCAGAAGAACTATCTGATCCCGATCGCACTGTTCGGAGAGCGGAGCGGCAGCAAAGAAAAACTTCGCAAGCTCATATCCAACGGATCTTGCGAGATACCCGGATCGTCCACGGTCTCTTTCGACCGAATCTCCACCGAACGGATCATCGACAACATCAACCGAACCAATCTATCCAAGCTATCAATGATTCGAGATGCGTATAAGGAGCTGCGCGCAAAGATCGGATCTATCCCTACGCTGCAAGACTTCTTAGATCACGGGTCAATCGATCCATCTATCATTTTTGAGAATGACACCGTTCGCACATACCACCAGTTCCTTGTTAGATACGAGAAGGAGTACAACGAGGTTTTCTCGATTGACGAGGAAAAACTCATGGAGCTCCTTTGCAGGGAGATCGCAGATGGAAAACGCGAAGCCGAGCTGATCTTGATTGATGAGCTCTTGCAAAACAGGAGCATCACCATTAACGAGCTCGCACGTAAAATCGCTGATAATTCAAAATCCTCCGGAACCGATTGCGAACTCACATTCGAATCCGCAAAAATGCAGGCCCTTTCGGCGACGCGAGTGCTGGACTTGAGCTTCTTCGGCGACAGCGCCACAAAGAAATACGCCCCGTTTTGCTCCGTCAGCAACAGCGTGATTTCCAGATCGCCGGAGCTTGAAAAAGCACTCAGCAACGAGGCCTTCGTTGAGGAAACGATCGACGTAATCCTTGCCGCTTTTCGCATCCACGAGAGAGATTATCACAAGCCTTTCAACGATCGGCCTTTCACGCTGTATCAAAGGTATTCACGAAAAGATGCATGCCGCCTCGCCTGCTGGGAACACGATGAGCACGGAACCATATTCGGATACACGTTCAAATACGACGACTGGCTGGTCTTTGTCACCTACGAGAAGGCTGATGACATTTCGGAGTCGACGAAATACTCCGACCATTTTGAAACAAGGGACGTTTTTCATTGGATGACCAGGAGCAGAGTGGGCCTCGACTCCAAAGAGGGCAAAATGCTTCAGGAGTACGACCCTGAGAAAACCAGGATTCATCTATTTGTGAAAAAAGAAGATGGCGAAGGGCAAGACCATTACTACATGGGCACAATCAAACCTGAAAAGATTGCTCCGACCACAATCAAAGGAAACAAGGGCGAAGACCTTCCGATCCTCGCCGTTGAATTCAAAATGGATGAACAGGTACGACGCGTCGAATATGACTACATCGTCAATTAA